The DNA region TGTCTAGCAGATGACCCGTCAATGCGTTGCTAGCCTCGGTTCCAGGCTTCACTCAGGAGACGAAAGCCTGTGGCTGAGGCTAGGAAAAGGAAATGCTGCCGTAGGTTTCTATGTAATGTTAAACGGATACGAGACACACGCAGGGAAATGTTTCTCTGTCCCTTCAGTAAGGAATTTTAACCTTGTTGCCGCCTGAGTTTCCTAGATGTTTGATAAACGTGGTTAACGTGTTGCTAACAGGGCACTGAGGATTAACACCTTATGGGTGTcaaagaaaaataatgattatTAGCTATGTGGTGGTGGGACTAGGCTATAGGGTGGTTTGGGGTTAAACGCCTCCTCCTGTAATTCTCGCATAAACCACTATATGTCACCAACATGTATTTCATCACTTTCACTGGATGCCACTAGTCTTGCTCAACTAAAATTGTCATCTGTCTCATCTCAACTTTGTAAGTCGCACCGACAAAACGGTTTTGAGGTACATTGATCTTTTATTTTGTTATTTACAAAAAGTTATATAGCTAAATAATTTAACAAAGTTAGAGCAGTTGCTAGGCCCTACATCCATTTCCGGACTTATTAACGATATGTACCCATTTGATTCTTGAAAAAACGTTTAAATGCCGCGTGAGCTTAGTTCAATTGTCATAAGCTTGTTTAACTCCAATGtgtgtaaacaaagtaaatgtaaacaaacactatataccCTCAAAACATTGTTCCAACTATATTTTTGATATAATGGATGgtaagtccttgcatccatagctctgtctatgaatttgagagcggTTACatgtctccagccccatcccaaaGCTTTTTTGCGaaacaactgctgattgcccctttaaaaccTGAAAACACATGCATTTAATTGAGTTGTGGGAATAAGACATATGTTTATCTTCAGACAACTTCATCCTAAAAATGTCTGACTACACTGTGAAGATCGAGGGAACTGGTCCTGAGGAGTCCGAGGCGTCCCCTGAGaagtccaggtagctatttttAAAGCAAACAGAGACGACAGACTGACAGATCTAAAATGGATCTAGATAGATGCTCAACAACCACTTACGACCACTAAATAGACTCAACCAAATCTCAATGGTTAACTCAGACGTGCTGTGGTCTACAGGGACCCGTCTCCTGAGCCTGCTGTCCTGCCCGTGACAGATGTGTGCTTCCTTGGAGCAATGGAACACACGGTGAAAAATGAATATTGAAATTGTTGAAGAAATCTTGAgcataaatgtatttttctaATCTGCTGGGTCTAGTTAAAAACATGATAGCAATCTATAATCTACAATAGGTGATCTTGTACCTTTAGCCTAGCAAGCTATTAATCAATAGATTTTTACGCTCACAGAATGAGATGCTTAGCTCCCTGGATCAAGTGATGGACAGTCAAACACAAGAAAATGGTGAACAAGTGGAAGCAACTGAAAGTCAGAGGAAGAGACTAAAGGTAGCAATCATCTATTGTTACTGCCTGCACATTTCTCACAACCTGCCAACCTGCCTTCAAAAGCCAAGGGGACTCTCGTCAAACGCTATTAGCTCTTGCTCTTTTACCTAGTGTAACGGCTGCATTTCATCATCTTCTTCATGAACTCAATGTGCTATCAAATGTTATGATTGCTGCATTGCCTATATTACTATATTTGACATGGTTTACAATTGTCTCGAAACAGGGAAACCTAGGTTTGTCCTCTGCTGGGTGTTCACTTGGATGTATTCCAAGCTTTGACTCAGGTCAGTGTTTAATCTTTACTTGATTACTTTATTGTATCACTATGATAACACCAGCAATATGTCCAATGTGTGAGATAAGTGTCAGACATTTGATCTCCTTTCCTCTAGTGTCCCTTACATCtacggtcaacacggataacaaCTCAGGGGAGAGTCTAGAGCAGCTGCAGTACCAAGGGGTCCTGAGTGTGGATACATGTGATGAGGTGGAGGTCAAGGTGCCTGTAGATAATGACACCCTGATGCCCACAGTCATTGACTGTGACTCCTTGACAACCCTGGACCAGATAGCCTCCTTGAGGACTCTTCAGGAGGAGATGGACAGAGTGCTGGACATGGACACTGTCGATTGTCTCTCGAGAACAGTTAGCTTTGAAAGCAGACCAATTCCGGAGAAGAGTGGAAGCACAAAGACATATTGCAGTGGTGTACGCTCGGCAACTCCCTACGCTTCAAAACCGTAAGTATTTTCTTTACCAATCCTGTGACAGCCTATGCTTTTCTTATTCTTACTTTAATTTTAAATGTGAAAGTTGAAAACAAGTCCTAGATCTATGAAAGTTATCTGAATAAACCCAATGTTGTTGTTCATTGTCTATTGTAGATCCCTTACATCTATTGACACACATGGGGCTGAAAATGAGGTGGAGGCCAAGGTGCTCAATATCGACTTATCTTCATTCACCCTGGACCGGATTTCCTTCTCCAGTATTCTTCAGGAGGAGAACGACAGAGTGCTGGACATGGACACTATGGATTGTCGCTCTCTGTCGAGAACAGTTCGCTTTGAAAGCTGCCCAATTCCGGAGAGGAGTGGAAGCTTGAAGACGTATTGCAGTAGTGTACGGTCGCCCACCCCCTACCAGTCAAGATTGTATGTTAATTTCGTTTGACTACGTTATTCATTCCATTCTCATTCTTGTAAGAGTTTAAAAAAGGTCCTAAACAGGTGGTCTATGACATCACTTATCTGATAGTAAGAGTTTTGTTGCAAAATGCAATATTCAcacatttttcacatttgtgtGTAAATGATTACTATGTTAATATTAATAGTACTGTTCTCAGAATTTGAATTAATAGATTTTAGCTTTAAAATGTGTTTAGTTGCTAAacactatatatccattgtttaaccccttacactcgtgggaattggTCTATATGGTTAGGGCTAAATTAAAATGTTTCAAACAGAAGAAATATGGAAAGtatatgcataaccatggtagcaatttggagattatggggaaattattagactaaagttgaggacacaacagttcacctgacaagactgaatccaaacattacactgttgatatTATGCACATTTGAAATTTACTGTCGGCAACTTTTTGCTGCATTTGTTGATAAAGAAATCTGAAAacactctggatacattcagtaacataataCGAATATTCTTGAAAAATTTGGGTttggtgcaacataagacaaaaaaaactacACGGGTTCgagtgagaggtctaactggGGTTTCCAAGTGGCCACatacctctccaaagtgtgcacactTCCTAAGTAATTTCCATGCACTTTTATGACTtaagagtcttcaactataaggtgcttttTTTTTTATCTAGCTGTGCCGTTGAAGAATTAGaccaagcacacttgtagttgttttgtttagaacacaattactgttgtttacgcaatcctAAGAACGGTTCATTATAAATCACAATTTGAGTCAGGTGGGCATAATTTCAAAGCTTTTTCTATTGCCAACAAATTATAAAATACAATCTTACAGTcttaggctttcacaaggcaattcagagaacCAGATCGTAATTCTTTTGTgcatagaatggagtcatgagtgcattcaggaCATTTTCTTCACAATGCAACAAAcatttggaatgaaactctttgTATGTTCCCAACGGTGTCCTTCATTGTCTATTACAGATCCCTTACCTCCACTGAGGCACATGATCAGGTTGCACACAGCTCAGGCACACAAGTGAGCCTCCAAATCCTGATGGACCCTCTGGTGGAGCTTTTTGGTATCACTCAGGATATGATATACACAGACGTCCAGGATAGAGTGATTGAAGTGCTGCAGGACATCTACTCGGCAGCTAACCAGCTAGAGCAACAGCTATTCCAGAGTGTCATTGACAGGCAAGCCAGAGCCATTGTAAAGGCGGTAGTGCAGCAGATCAATGCCGCTCTGTCCAGGGCTATACAACAAACATGCTCGGGATCACAATTACTTAGTATAGTGGGATCTGCCAAGCTCTATAGCAAAGATGAGTTGGCAGCGGTTGAGGGCCAAGGAGTTCCTTTGATCACCTCATcagcagagggagacagggatggCAACAAGGAAGGAAGTAGACCGTTGAAACATTGTTTTAACAGCTTTGTTCGTGTTTTGTCAGCAAAAATGAGGATTATCTCCAAGGGGATCAAACAGAGAGGCGAGAGTGCACAACAAGAGCACAAGCTAGTTGTTGAACTGCCAGCATCATCTGACGAGGGTACAGAGCAAGAGGCAGCAGAGGAAGCTGGATCAAGTACAGTTTCTGAACCCTCTAGGAAGGAGATCACAGAGGTCAGTGAAGTTCTTCAGTCGGAATCTGATGATTCTCTACTTCCCTCCATTGGGGGAATGCTCTTCCACGTTGGATCCATGCCTCATACAGAGGATTCAGTGGAGCTATACGACAGTGTCCCATCAAAGTTGACACCAGAAAGTATGGTGCAGGAAGAACGTGTTGATGAAGGCTTGTCTAAGGCTTGTTCCAGGACAACTTCTTCAACCAGCACCACTTTCAGCATGGATGACATCCAGAAGGCTGTTGCTACTTTGACCACTTCTGGAAGTGACAGGGGTAGAAGCATTATCACTACCCCAGAAATGCCAGAGCAGAGTCTGCACCACCAGGGAGGTGGACTGGACAGCCCTGTCTCTTCAGAGAGAAGAGTGGCTGGAAGTGGAAGAAAGAGCCCTGCAACTTGGTCAGACGCAGAGGGATTAAGTTCTGCAAAAAAGGAGTTAATGGAGAGGATTGTGCTCAGCCGTGAGGATGCAGCGTCAGCAAAGAGCCTGGAGATCCTCCTCTCTGGCATTCTTCGTCCTCACACTGACAAGTTAGTCGACCAGCTGCGAAGCCTTTTGATGGTGAACAGCACACTTACAGCACAATCTGTGTCTGGCAGGTCAAAATCAGAATCTGCTCTGCCGAAGTCCAGCATGACAGGGGAACTCCAAAGGGAGATCTCAAGGAAGGGTTTGCTGGAGATAGCATATACTATCACCGAGAGATCGATAAAGACCCTTTTGGAGCAGCTGCTCactgccctcctccctccatctgcagTGGTTGAGGTTGCCAGGTCATGTCAGAACATCCGACCAGTCACTCCCTCTCAGATGATGAGTTCTGAAGTTAGCCCAGGGTGCTGCAACCCTCTTTCAATGATTTGCCGTGTGATCATAGATGTCTTTACGATCACAAGACAGGTGGTTGAGACAGCCAGTGAAATGGATATGTCTCCCCCCGGAGAGAACATTGATGAAAGGCTTTGTAGCAACATAGCGCCACTGCCCACTGATTCAACCCCATCTGTCCACCCGATCAACCGTGAGTGCAACAGATCTTTGGtgaccaaaccaacaaacaaagtCAAGAGCTTGACATTCTCATTTCCTAAGCTCCCAAAGATCAGTCTCATAAAGGTAAAACCCAGTCTTCATTATTTTGGGCAAGGCATTGAGATCAACTTGGACAGTAAATGTATTGGTATTTTGACTGcaatcaaaaataaatgttaagCTTGTTTGACATTCTTTGAAATTCTTCTTTCCTCACGTTTAAACCATCAGAGCAAGAAAGTCAACAAAGGGGATATCACTCCCCTTGAGACCACCAAGGATCCTACTGATGTTGACTATAGTAGTATGTAGCTAATAGATTACTAACTTTGCTTTCAAAAGCATACAGGTAGTACTGTGCATGCATGATCAGTGTTTTCTGTTATCCATTTTCTAAAGCCACATTCTTTGTTCACAGTATTCTGCACTACTCCAACACCAGAGAATGCACAACGACAAGAGGAAAATCTTGCCTCCTGCTCCTCACAGAGGAAGGAATGGCCAAAGAACCAATTATTTTTAATCAGGGTATACTCTGCCAAGTCTAGGCATGACAACAGCTAGCGTCAGTAGAAATGTCCTTTTGGTTATTTGGCAACACAACCAGAGGACCATCTCGCCACCTACTCCACAACGAGGAAGGAGAGGCTCAAGAAGTGTTCATTTTCACTGCCATAACCAATCATTTCAACTCAGTCCTACTGACATCCCATTGGGGAAAAACTGGTTTAATCAACATCgcttccacatcatttcaacaccCCAAAAAATCTACATGATGAACTGATAGGATTTACAACAAGTCACGAACGTCAGAGCATTTCGTCTTTTTTTCAGCCAACTTTTaatctaaatccaatgacatggagatgttttttaaacgttgaagtgacgttagttgacaactcaaccaaacgtaaatcaaa from Salvelinus fontinalis isolate EN_2023a chromosome 26, ASM2944872v1, whole genome shotgun sequence includes:
- the LOC129823821 gene encoding uncharacterized protein LOC129823821, encoding MSDYTVKIEGTGPEESEASPEKSRDPSPEPAVLPVTDVCFLGAMEHTNEMLSSLDQVMDSQTQENGEQVEATESQRKRLKGNLGLSSAGCSLGCIPSFDSVSLTSTVNTDNNSGESLEQLQYQGVLSVDTCDEVEVKVPVDNDTLMPTVIDCDSLTTLDQIASLRTLQEEMDRVLDMDTVDCLSRTVSFESRPIPEKSGSTKTYCSGVRSATPYASKPSLTSIDTHGAENEVEAKVLNIDLSSFTLDRISFSSILQEENDRVLDMDTMDCRSLSRTVRFESCPIPERSGSLKTYCSSVRSPTPYQSRLSLTSTEAHDQVAHSSGTQVSLQILMDPLVELFGITQDMIYTDVQDRVIEVLQDIYSAANQLEQQLFQSVIDRQARAIVKAVVQQINAALSRAIQQTCSGSQLLSIVGSAKLYSKDELAAVEGQGVPLITSSAEGDRDGNKEGSRPLKHCFNSFVRVLSAKMRIISKGIKQRGESAQQEHKLVVELPASSDEGTEQEAAEEAGSSTVSEPSRKEITEVSEVLQSESDDSLLPSIGGMLFHVGSMPHTEDSVELYDSVPSKLTPESMVQEERVDEGLSKACSRTTSSTSTTFSMDDIQKAVATLTTSGSDRGRSIITTPEMPEQSLHHQGGGLDSPVSSERRVAGSGRKSPATWSDAEGLSSAKKELMERIVLSREDAASAKSLEILLSGILRPHTDKLVDQLRSLLMVNSTLTAQSVSGRSKSESALPKSSMTGELQREISRKGLLEIAYTITERSIKTLLEQLLTALLPPSAVVEVARSCQNIRPVTPSQMMSSEVSPGCCNPLSMICRVIIDVFTITRQVVETASEMDMSPPGENIDERLCSNIAPLPTDSTPSVHPINRECNRSLVTKPTNKVKSLTFSFPKLPKISLIKSKKVNKGDITPLETTKDPTDVDYSIFCTTPTPENAQRQEENLASCSSQRKEWPKNQLFLIRVYSAKSRHDNS